From a single Cyprinus carpio isolate SPL01 chromosome A3, ASM1834038v1, whole genome shotgun sequence genomic region:
- the LOC109046523 gene encoding transcription factor AP-4 isoform X2, whose protein sequence is MEYFMVPAQKVPSLQHFRKTEKEVIGGLCSLANIPLTPETARDQERRIRREIANSNERRRMQSINAGFQSLKTLIPHSDGEKLSKAAILQQTAEYIFSLEQEKTRLLQQNTQLKRYIQEFSGSSPKRRRAEEKDEGIGSPDILEEEKVEDLRREMIELRQQLDKERSVRMMLEEQIRSLDAHLYPEKLKVITQQLQEQHVQTQTLLHLQQQQQEQLGKETTTPARSPLVFSPATPPAPTHHATVIVPAPAPPPPPHHVTVVTMGPTSVINTASTSRQNLDTIVQAIQHIEGTQDRMVVPEEEKRRAVIVTPGRVLTDTGDSDTASDNEGSEDC, encoded by the exons ATGGAGTATTTCATGGTACCAGCTCAGAAGGTGCCCTCCTTGCAACATTTCAGGAAAACCGAGAAAGAAGTCATAGGGGGCTTGTGCAG CTTAGCAAACATTCCCCTCACGCCAGAGACGGCGCGGGACCAGGAGCGGCGGATTCGGCGGGAAATCGCCAACAGTAATGAGCGCCGGCGCATGCAGAGCATCAACGCTGGCTTCCAGTCTCTGAAAACACTCATCCCGCATAGTGACGGAGAAAAGCTAAGCAAG gctgcCATCTTACAGCAGACGGCTGAATACATCTTTTCTCTGGAGCAGGAGAAGACACGGCTGCTGCAACAAAACACCCAACTCAAACGCTACATACAG GAGTTCAGCGGCTCGTCCCCGAAGAGGAGGCGCGCCGAGGAGAAGGATGAAGGGATTGGATCTCCAGACATTCTGGAGGAGGAGAAGGTGGAGGATCTCCGGCGAGAGATGATCGAACTCCGACAACAGCTGGATAAAGAGCGCTCCGTTCGCATGATGCTGGAAGAACAG ATCCGCTCACTGGATGCCCACTTGTACCCAGAGAAGCTAAAGGTGATCACTCAGCAGCTCCAGGAGCAGCACGTGCAGACGCAAACCCTGCTTCATCTTCAACAGCAGCAGCAAGAACAGCTGGGAAAAGAGACCACCACACCTGCTCGCAGCCCGCTG GTGTTTTCTCCTGCCACGCCGCCTGCGCCCACTCATCACGCCACAGTAATTGTTCCCGCCCCTGCGCCGCCGCCCCCTCCACATCATGTCACTGTGGTAACCATGGGCCCCACCTCCGTGATCAACACAGCATCCACATCACGACAGAACTTGGACACCATTGTGCAG GCCATCCAGCACATCGAAGGCACGCAGGACAGGATGGTCGTGCCCGAGGAGGAAAAGCGCCGGGCGGTCATCGTCACCCCGGGCCGTGTCCTCACAGACACCGGCGACTCCGACACCGCTTCTGACAACGAAGGATCTGAGGACTGTTAA
- the LOC109046523 gene encoding transcription factor AP-4 isoform X1, whose product MEYFMVPAQKVPSLQHFRKTEKEVIGGLCSLANIPLTPETARDQERRIRREIANSNERRRMQSINAGFQSLKTLIPHSDGEKLSKAAILQQTAEYIFSLEQEKTRLLQQNTQLKRYIQKEFSGSSPKRRRAEEKDEGIGSPDILEEEKVEDLRREMIELRQQLDKERSVRMMLEEQIRSLDAHLYPEKLKVITQQLQEQHVQTQTLLHLQQQQQEQLGKETTTPARSPLVFSPATPPAPTHHATVIVPAPAPPPPPHHVTVVTMGPTSVINTASTSRQNLDTIVQAIQHIEGTQDRMVVPEEEKRRAVIVTPGRVLTDTGDSDTASDNEGSEDC is encoded by the exons ATGGAGTATTTCATGGTACCAGCTCAGAAGGTGCCCTCCTTGCAACATTTCAGGAAAACCGAGAAAGAAGTCATAGGGGGCTTGTGCAG CTTAGCAAACATTCCCCTCACGCCAGAGACGGCGCGGGACCAGGAGCGGCGGATTCGGCGGGAAATCGCCAACAGTAATGAGCGCCGGCGCATGCAGAGCATCAACGCTGGCTTCCAGTCTCTGAAAACACTCATCCCGCATAGTGACGGAGAAAAGCTAAGCAAG gctgcCATCTTACAGCAGACGGCTGAATACATCTTTTCTCTGGAGCAGGAGAAGACACGGCTGCTGCAACAAAACACCCAACTCAAACGCTACATACAG AAGGAGTTCAGCGGCTCGTCCCCGAAGAGGAGGCGCGCCGAGGAGAAGGATGAAGGGATTGGATCTCCAGACATTCTGGAGGAGGAGAAGGTGGAGGATCTCCGGCGAGAGATGATCGAACTCCGACAACAGCTGGATAAAGAGCGCTCCGTTCGCATGATGCTGGAAGAACAG ATCCGCTCACTGGATGCCCACTTGTACCCAGAGAAGCTAAAGGTGATCACTCAGCAGCTCCAGGAGCAGCACGTGCAGACGCAAACCCTGCTTCATCTTCAACAGCAGCAGCAAGAACAGCTGGGAAAAGAGACCACCACACCTGCTCGCAGCCCGCTG GTGTTTTCTCCTGCCACGCCGCCTGCGCCCACTCATCACGCCACAGTAATTGTTCCCGCCCCTGCGCCGCCGCCCCCTCCACATCATGTCACTGTGGTAACCATGGGCCCCACCTCCGTGATCAACACAGCATCCACATCACGACAGAACTTGGACACCATTGTGCAG GCCATCCAGCACATCGAAGGCACGCAGGACAGGATGGTCGTGCCCGAGGAGGAAAAGCGCCGGGCGGTCATCGTCACCCCGGGCCGTGTCCTCACAGACACCGGCGACTCCGACACCGCTTCTGACAACGAAGGATCTGAGGACTGTTAA
- the LOC109046523 gene encoding transcription factor AP-4 isoform X3, giving the protein MEAPWLVSLANIPLTPETARDQERRIRREIANSNERRRMQSINAGFQSLKTLIPHSDGEKLSKAAILQQTAEYIFSLEQEKTRLLQQNTQLKRYIQKEFSGSSPKRRRAEEKDEGIGSPDILEEEKVEDLRREMIELRQQLDKERSVRMMLEEQIRSLDAHLYPEKLKVITQQLQEQHVQTQTLLHLQQQQQEQLGKETTTPARSPLVFSPATPPAPTHHATVIVPAPAPPPPPHHVTVVTMGPTSVINTASTSRQNLDTIVQAIQHIEGTQDRMVVPEEEKRRAVIVTPGRVLTDTGDSDTASDNEGSEDC; this is encoded by the exons ATGGAAGCCCCCTGGCTTGTCAG CTTAGCAAACATTCCCCTCACGCCAGAGACGGCGCGGGACCAGGAGCGGCGGATTCGGCGGGAAATCGCCAACAGTAATGAGCGCCGGCGCATGCAGAGCATCAACGCTGGCTTCCAGTCTCTGAAAACACTCATCCCGCATAGTGACGGAGAAAAGCTAAGCAAG gctgcCATCTTACAGCAGACGGCTGAATACATCTTTTCTCTGGAGCAGGAGAAGACACGGCTGCTGCAACAAAACACCCAACTCAAACGCTACATACAG AAGGAGTTCAGCGGCTCGTCCCCGAAGAGGAGGCGCGCCGAGGAGAAGGATGAAGGGATTGGATCTCCAGACATTCTGGAGGAGGAGAAGGTGGAGGATCTCCGGCGAGAGATGATCGAACTCCGACAACAGCTGGATAAAGAGCGCTCCGTTCGCATGATGCTGGAAGAACAG ATCCGCTCACTGGATGCCCACTTGTACCCAGAGAAGCTAAAGGTGATCACTCAGCAGCTCCAGGAGCAGCACGTGCAGACGCAAACCCTGCTTCATCTTCAACAGCAGCAGCAAGAACAGCTGGGAAAAGAGACCACCACACCTGCTCGCAGCCCGCTG GTGTTTTCTCCTGCCACGCCGCCTGCGCCCACTCATCACGCCACAGTAATTGTTCCCGCCCCTGCGCCGCCGCCCCCTCCACATCATGTCACTGTGGTAACCATGGGCCCCACCTCCGTGATCAACACAGCATCCACATCACGACAGAACTTGGACACCATTGTGCAG GCCATCCAGCACATCGAAGGCACGCAGGACAGGATGGTCGTGCCCGAGGAGGAAAAGCGCCGGGCGGTCATCGTCACCCCGGGCCGTGTCCTCACAGACACCGGCGACTCCGACACCGCTTCTGACAACGAAGGATCTGAGGACTGTTAA
- the LOC109046523 gene encoding transcription factor AP-4 isoform X4, with protein sequence MQSINAGFQSLKTLIPHSDGEKLSKAAILQQTAEYIFSLEQEKTRLLQQNTQLKRYIQKEFSGSSPKRRRAEEKDEGIGSPDILEEEKVEDLRREMIELRQQLDKERSVRMMLEEQIRSLDAHLYPEKLKVITQQLQEQHVQTQTLLHLQQQQQEQLGKETTTPARSPLVFSPATPPAPTHHATVIVPAPAPPPPPHHVTVVTMGPTSVINTASTSRQNLDTIVQAIQHIEGTQDRMVVPEEEKRRAVIVTPGRVLTDTGDSDTASDNEGSEDC encoded by the exons ATGCAGAGCATCAACGCTGGCTTCCAGTCTCTGAAAACACTCATCCCGCATAGTGACGGAGAAAAGCTAAGCAAG gctgcCATCTTACAGCAGACGGCTGAATACATCTTTTCTCTGGAGCAGGAGAAGACACGGCTGCTGCAACAAAACACCCAACTCAAACGCTACATACAG AAGGAGTTCAGCGGCTCGTCCCCGAAGAGGAGGCGCGCCGAGGAGAAGGATGAAGGGATTGGATCTCCAGACATTCTGGAGGAGGAGAAGGTGGAGGATCTCCGGCGAGAGATGATCGAACTCCGACAACAGCTGGATAAAGAGCGCTCCGTTCGCATGATGCTGGAAGAACAG ATCCGCTCACTGGATGCCCACTTGTACCCAGAGAAGCTAAAGGTGATCACTCAGCAGCTCCAGGAGCAGCACGTGCAGACGCAAACCCTGCTTCATCTTCAACAGCAGCAGCAAGAACAGCTGGGAAAAGAGACCACCACACCTGCTCGCAGCCCGCTG GTGTTTTCTCCTGCCACGCCGCCTGCGCCCACTCATCACGCCACAGTAATTGTTCCCGCCCCTGCGCCGCCGCCCCCTCCACATCATGTCACTGTGGTAACCATGGGCCCCACCTCCGTGATCAACACAGCATCCACATCACGACAGAACTTGGACACCATTGTGCAG GCCATCCAGCACATCGAAGGCACGCAGGACAGGATGGTCGTGCCCGAGGAGGAAAAGCGCCGGGCGGTCATCGTCACCCCGGGCCGTGTCCTCACAGACACCGGCGACTCCGACACCGCTTCTGACAACGAAGGATCTGAGGACTGTTAA